From a region of the Pseudanabaena sp. ABRG5-3 genome:
- a CDS encoding DUF429 domain-containing protein: MKIYGIDFTSAPSKTKAIVLAESWIEVDILHIEKFHRFIDFCSFMEFLRRSPIWIAGVDFPLGQPRKLIENLQWGKTWAEYVQIVGQMSKAEFVATLNQYRQDRAIGDREHLRRTDKLTGAISPMKVYGVPVGKMFFAGAPRMLAAGFSILPCHPTNDPRIILEVYPAIIARSLIGKHSYKSDEKRKQTTEMQLLRQEMINQVRSPSLREAYSFGVNINDVLASKCIQDASGDTIDALFAAIQTAWTFRQPNYGIPKTCDRLEGWICGKLI, encoded by the coding sequence ATGAAAATATATGGAATTGATTTTACAAGCGCTCCTAGTAAAACGAAGGCAATCGTCTTAGCAGAGTCTTGGATAGAAGTAGATATTTTACATATTGAGAAGTTCCATCGCTTTATCGACTTTTGCTCTTTTATGGAATTCCTAAGGCGATCGCCTATTTGGATAGCAGGAGTTGATTTTCCCCTCGGACAACCGCGTAAATTAATAGAAAATTTGCAATGGGGGAAGACTTGGGCAGAATATGTCCAGATCGTCGGGCAAATGTCCAAGGCTGAATTTGTAGCAACTTTAAATCAATACCGCCAAGACCGAGCCATTGGCGATCGCGAACATTTGCGACGCACGGACAAACTCACAGGGGCAATTAGTCCCATGAAAGTCTATGGTGTACCAGTGGGCAAGATGTTTTTTGCAGGCGCACCAAGAATGCTAGCAGCAGGATTTAGCATTTTGCCCTGTCACCCTACCAACGATCCGCGCATCATCCTTGAGGTTTATCCTGCCATCATCGCCAGAAGTCTCATTGGGAAACACAGCTATAAATCTGACGAAAAGCGTAAACAAACCACAGAGATGCAGCTTTTACGTCAAGAAATGATTAACCAAGTGCGATCGCCTAGTCTCCGAGAGGCATACAGCTTTGGTGTCAATATCAACGATGTTCTCGCCTCCAAATGTATTCAAGATGCTTCTGGCGATACCATAGATGCGCTATTTGCAGCCATTCAAACCGCATGGACATTTCGACAACCCAATTATGGAATTCCCAAAACCTGTGATCGCCTTGAGGGATGGATTTGCGGAAAGCTGATTTGA
- a CDS encoding DUF86 domain-containing protein — MGTSEVSIPAEIDDNNHRLEVQIHDILEALTATESFVAGIDFLEFSRDQKTIFAVERAISIIGATARRLPISFMDRYPQINWRSLTSVGDSLMFGYLEVDLNTLWKLTQQDVPFIKAQMKKAIANL; from the coding sequence ATGGGAACCAGTGAAGTGAGTATTCCTGCTGAAATAGATGACAATAACCATCGTCTTGAAGTTCAGATACACGATATTTTAGAAGCGCTTACTGCAACTGAGTCGTTTGTAGCGGGGATAGATTTTTTAGAGTTTAGTCGCGATCAAAAGACAATCTTTGCCGTGGAAAGAGCGATCAGTATTATCGGAGCGACGGCAAGACGGTTGCCGATTAGTTTTATGGATCGATATCCCCAAATTAATTGGCGGAGCTTAACTAGTGTCGGTGATAGCTTGATGTTTGGTTATTTAGAAGTTGATCTGAATACTTTATGGAAGTTAACTCAGCAGGATGTACCTTTTATTAAGGCACAAATGAAAAAAGCGATCGCAAATTTATAG
- the cobA gene encoding uroporphyrinogen-III C-methyltransferase: MGKVYLVGAGPGDAGLMTLKGKALLETCDVVLYDALVSDEILAMINPIAEKIHAGKRRGNHSLLQEETTQLLIEKAQEHAMVVRLKGGDPFIFGRGGEELADLRAAGISVEVVPGITSGIAAPAYAGIPLTHRDFSSSVIFVTGHESAGKYRPQVQWTAIAQAAETIVIYMGLHNLGEIVTKLELAGLPESTPVALIRQGTRADQSELIGCLGNIVGLVQESMFAPPAIAVIGNIVNFRNCTQMLN, encoded by the coding sequence ATGGGTAAGGTGTATTTGGTAGGTGCAGGTCCTGGAGATGCAGGCTTAATGACTCTCAAGGGCAAGGCACTATTAGAAACCTGCGATGTGGTGCTGTACGATGCCTTAGTCAGTGACGAAATTCTTGCCATGATTAATCCGATCGCCGAAAAAATCCATGCAGGGAAGCGGCGCGGTAATCATTCGCTTTTGCAGGAGGAAACCACCCAGCTATTGATCGAAAAGGCTCAGGAACATGCAATGGTTGTACGTTTGAAAGGGGGCGATCCGTTTATTTTTGGGCGTGGTGGTGAAGAATTGGCGGATTTGCGAGCCGCAGGGATCTCGGTGGAAGTTGTGCCGGGAATTACTTCAGGGATAGCAGCTCCAGCCTATGCAGGGATTCCCCTGACCCATCGCGATTTTAGCTCGTCGGTGATTTTTGTCACTGGGCATGAATCCGCAGGGAAATATCGCCCACAGGTGCAATGGACAGCGATCGCACAGGCGGCGGAAACGATTGTGATATATATGGGGCTGCATAATTTAGGGGAAATCGTCACCAAATTAGAATTAGCAGGTTTGCCAGAATCAACACCTGTAGCCTTAATCAGACAGGGGACACGCGCCGATCAGTCGGAATTGATTGGCTGTTTGGGTAACATTGTCGGATTGGTGCAGGAATCAATGTTTGCTCCACCTGCGATCGCCGTTATAGGCAATATTGTCAATTTCCGCAATTGCACCCAAATGTTAAACTAA
- a CDS encoding pentapeptide repeat-containing protein yields the protein MNLLTDFTKANLTKSSLEGINLKGADLKRVNLSNAKLADSMLAKANLAGAFLHETDLSRANLVEANLTEANLTSALLISADLQRACLNDAYLVAANLNSANLTSASLINADLSLASLTGACLNGANLSQAKLNGTFFIESNLLGADLSSSDFTGALMIKANLSGANLSQASLMNVDLTEANLTGAELHGVDLSGAILNEANLNAVDLVHANLSGGSLSRANLGWANLQGTNLEKANLIGSDLSWANLNETNLIEADLSWTNLTGAFLMKANLSGANLNGVNLSNANLSGANLSGANLMGANLSGADLSNVDLRGAYLIRTNLHNAILNEANLTGANLDEAVLNGASLNRANLNRANLTRASLTGANLKGAFMLWTNLKGAFMLWTNLDGANMTGAILPTDK from the coding sequence GTGAATCTTCTTACCGACTTTACCAAAGCAAATCTTACCAAATCTAGCCTAGAAGGAATCAACCTCAAGGGGGCAGATCTTAAGCGCGTGAATCTCAGTAACGCCAAACTTGCAGACTCAATGCTTGCGAAAGCAAATCTGGCAGGGGCCTTTCTGCATGAAACCGATCTCAGTCGCGCCAATCTAGTCGAAGCTAATCTCACAGAAGCCAATCTCACTTCTGCGCTTTTAATCAGTGCAGACCTCCAACGAGCTTGCCTAAATGATGCTTATTTAGTGGCAGCAAATCTCAATAGCGCCAATCTGACGAGCGCTTCTTTAATCAATGCTGACCTCAGTCTTGCCTCTTTAACTGGAGCCTGTCTCAATGGCGCAAATCTAAGTCAGGCTAAGCTCAATGGCACATTTTTTATCGAGTCGAATTTGCTAGGAGCTGATCTCAGTAGCTCTGACTTTACGGGCGCACTAATGATTAAGGCAAATCTCAGTGGCGCAAATCTGAGTCAAGCCAGCTTGATGAATGTTGATTTGACAGAAGCGAATCTTACGGGAGCTGAACTCCATGGAGTCGATCTTAGTGGTGCGATTCTCAATGAAGCGAATCTCAATGCTGTCGATCTAGTTCATGCGAATTTGAGTGGCGGCTCCTTGAGTCGAGCGAATTTAGGCTGGGCAAATTTGCAGGGTACAAACTTAGAAAAAGCCAATCTCATTGGTTCCGACCTGAGCTGGGCAAATTTAAACGAAACCAATCTCATCGAAGCCGATTTGAGCTGGACAAATCTCACGGGTGCATTTTTGATGAAGGCAAACCTCAGTGGTGCAAATCTGAATGGGGTAAATCTTTCTAATGCCAATCTCAGTGGTGCAAATCTCAGTGGTGCAAATTTGATGGGCGCAAATTTAAGTGGAGCAGATCTCAGTAATGTCGATCTGCGCGGTGCGTATTTAATTCGCACCAATTTGCATAATGCAATTTTGAATGAAGCTAATTTGACGGGCGCAAATCTTGATGAAGCAGTATTAAACGGAGCCAGTTTAAACCGAGCGAATCTCAATCGAGCCAATCTCACCAGAGCCAGCTTGACAGGTGCAAATCTTAAGGGAGCTTTTATGCTGTGGACAAATTTAAAAGGGGCTTTCATGTTATGGACAAATTTAGATGGCGCAAACATGACAGGCGCAATTTTGCCAACAGATAAATAA
- a CDS encoding pentapeptide repeat-containing protein: MKARELVDRYNKGFRDFSEINLSGENLSGAGLTAIALNNADLSETNLSATTLNEANLYGAKLNAAVLYRASLSDANLCEADLNGASLIKADLHGARLERTNLKDADLTGANLNAVSLVNSDLTGANLSCVSLVGANLEGANLTEAFLKGANLDGAKLNGANLQGANLSGASFSEANLSQANLSASDLSHANLYAANLSDALLSKTDLSGANLSSANLNEANLQEADLNGAFLIDAQLGRARLDGANLSKSNCYKADFKGASLLRTNLNGTNLNCTDFSNASLQGIDGENNHRPEYAKD, from the coding sequence ATGAAAGCTAGAGAACTTGTCGATCGCTATAACAAGGGCTTTCGAGATTTTAGTGAAATCAATCTCAGTGGTGAAAATCTCAGTGGTGCAGGATTAACAGCGATCGCCCTCAATAACGCCGATCTCAGTGAAACGAACCTATCGGCAACCACTTTAAATGAAGCAAATTTATATGGCGCAAAGCTAAATGCGGCAGTTCTATATCGAGCAAGTCTAAGTGATGCAAATCTCTGTGAGGCAGATCTAAATGGTGCTAGTCTGATTAAGGCTGATTTGCATGGTGCTAGGTTAGAAAGGACTAATCTCAAAGATGCTGACCTCACTGGCGCTAATCTAAATGCTGTGAGTCTTGTAAATTCGGACTTAACAGGAGCAAATTTAAGTTGTGTATCTCTAGTCGGAGCTAACCTAGAAGGCGCAAATCTCACCGAAGCATTTTTGAAAGGAGCAAATCTAGATGGGGCAAAACTAAACGGTGCAAATCTTCAAGGCGCTAATTTGAGTGGGGCAAGCTTTAGTGAAGCTAATCTTAGTCAGGCAAATCTTTCCGCATCTGATCTTTCCCATGCGAATTTGTATGCTGCCAATCTCAGTGATGCTTTATTGTCCAAAACTGATCTCAGTGGGGCAAATCTAAGTAGTGCCAATCTTAATGAGGCAAATCTACAGGAAGCCGACCTCAATGGGGCTTTTTTGATTGATGCTCAGTTAGGTAGAGCGCGTCTAGATGGCGCAAATCTTAGTAAATCCAATTGCTATAAAGCCGATTTTAAAGGTGCATCTTTACTAAGAACTAACCTCAATGGCACAAATTTAAATTGCACAGATTTTTCTAATGCTTCTCTGCAAGGCATTGATGGTGAAAACAATCACCGTCCAGAGTATGCAAAGGACTAA
- the pyrH gene encoding UMP kinase, protein MNAVITNQELPKYKRILLKLSGEALMGDRSFGIDPEVVQNIALQVAEIVRDGIEVAIVVGGGNIFRGINGADKGMDRATADYIGMIATVMNALTLQDAFEHLDDPIPTRVMSAIAMQEIAEPYIRRRAIRHLENNRVVIFGAGSGNPYFTTDTTAALRGAEINADVILKATKVDGIYDSDPKKNPNAKRFQSVSFDHALINDLRVMDATAFALCKENGIPIIVFDLGVTGNIRRVVMGESIGTYVGGSCEVN, encoded by the coding sequence ATGAACGCAGTCATTACAAATCAAGAACTCCCAAAATATAAACGCATTTTATTAAAACTCAGTGGCGAGGCGCTCATGGGCGATCGCAGTTTTGGTATTGATCCTGAAGTTGTCCAAAATATTGCTTTACAGGTTGCCGAAATTGTTCGTGATGGCATTGAGGTAGCAATCGTTGTTGGCGGCGGTAATATCTTTCGGGGTATTAATGGTGCAGATAAGGGTATGGATCGCGCTACGGCTGATTACATTGGCATGATTGCCACCGTGATGAATGCCCTAACTTTACAAGATGCCTTTGAGCATTTGGATGATCCGATTCCCACCAGAGTAATGTCAGCGATCGCCATGCAGGAAATCGCTGAGCCATATATCCGCCGCCGTGCTATTCGCCACCTTGAAAACAATCGGGTGGTTATTTTTGGCGCAGGCTCAGGTAATCCCTATTTCACCACTGACACAACCGCCGCTTTACGGGGAGCTGAAATTAATGCCGATGTCATCCTGAAGGCAACCAAGGTCGATGGTATTTATGACAGCGACCCCAAGAAAAATCCTAATGCAAAACGCTTTCAATCCGTCAGTTTTGACCATGCTCTGATCAATGATCTGCGCGTTATGGATGCCACAGCTTTCGCACTTTGCAAAGAAAATGGCATCCCAATTATTGTGTTTGATCTCGGTGTAACAGGTAACATTCGTCGCGTCGTCATGGGAGAATCGATTGGTACTTATGTTGGAGGTTCCTGTGAAGTTAACTGA
- the frr gene encoding ribosome recycling factor, giving the protein MKLTDVEARMQKAVEATQHNFNSVRTGRANASLLDRITVEYYGAETHLKALANISSPDATTLQIQPFDRSTMRAIEKAISESDIGLTPNNDGTSIRLNIPPLTTERRKELVKMVAKLAEEGKVAIRNVRRDAIDSIRKLEKAKEISEDDSKSQQEQVDKLTEKFVKTIDKVTVEKEKEISTI; this is encoded by the coding sequence GTGAAGTTAACTGATGTTGAGGCGCGAATGCAGAAAGCTGTAGAAGCGACCCAGCACAATTTTAATAGTGTGCGAACGGGGCGTGCTAATGCTTCGCTGTTAGATCGGATTACGGTGGAATATTATGGTGCAGAAACGCATCTCAAGGCTTTGGCAAATATTTCTTCGCCTGATGCAACCACCTTGCAAATTCAACCCTTTGATCGTTCAACCATGCGGGCGATTGAAAAAGCCATTTCTGAGTCTGATATTGGGCTTACCCCTAATAATGACGGCACAAGCATTCGCTTAAATATTCCACCTTTAACTACTGAGCGTCGTAAAGAGTTGGTGAAGATGGTGGCTAAGCTTGCCGAAGAAGGCAAAGTTGCAATTCGGAATGTACGTCGGGATGCGATCGATTCAATTCGCAAGCTAGAAAAGGCAAAAGAAATTTCTGAGGATGATTCTAAAAGTCAACAAGAGCAAGTAGATAAGTTAACGGAAAAATTCGTTAAAACTATCGATAAGGTAACTGTCGAAAAAGAAAAAGAAATTTCCACAATCTAA